A part of Microaerobacter geothermalis genomic DNA contains:
- a CDS encoding type II secretion system F family protein — MPVFQYKATSRTGQKKKGMIETNNLQDAYQRLREQGLYVSSIAPYKESVWKKEIELGGNKVKSQHFVVFCRQFATLIRAGIGVVDAVKVLSEQTESKVLKKTLESVLAEIRTGTQLSAACMEHPKVFSSIFINMVRAGEASGNLDDVLEKLASFFEKEHGTREKIKSALTYPITVSIIAVLVTGFLMWKVVPQFVSTFEGLGIQLPLVTRIVMGISNSVIGYWYLYLAFPFFIFFLIKWYGKTDSGRYRLDYLKLKMPIFGKLLQKTAMARFSRTFSSLFAAAVPMLQILNIVSNVVGNEVITRTIEKSKEHLRSGQSLTGPLKENWVFPPMVVQMMAVGEQTGTLDSILEKVADFYEAEVDAMADRLKSLLEPLLIVVMAGIVGMIVLAILLPTFTLYSNL; from the coding sequence ATGCCTGTCTTTCAATACAAAGCCACTTCCCGAACGGGACAGAAAAAAAAGGGGATGATTGAAACCAATAATCTTCAAGATGCATACCAACGGTTGAGGGAACAGGGATTGTATGTCTCTTCCATTGCTCCTTATAAAGAATCCGTATGGAAAAAAGAGATAGAACTAGGAGGGAACAAGGTAAAATCCCAGCACTTTGTCGTGTTTTGCCGTCAATTTGCCACCTTGATCCGCGCGGGAATCGGAGTGGTAGATGCCGTAAAGGTGCTAAGCGAACAAACGGAGAGTAAGGTTTTAAAAAAGACCTTGGAAAGTGTGCTTGCGGAGATTCGTACAGGAACTCAGCTGTCTGCCGCTTGCATGGAACACCCTAAGGTCTTTTCTTCCATTTTTATCAATATGGTCCGGGCAGGGGAAGCCAGTGGGAACCTGGATGATGTGTTGGAAAAGCTGGCGTCCTTTTTTGAGAAAGAGCATGGGACAAGGGAAAAAATCAAATCGGCTTTAACCTATCCCATTACAGTATCGATCATTGCAGTATTGGTTACAGGATTCCTTATGTGGAAGGTGGTTCCCCAGTTTGTGAGTACATTTGAAGGACTGGGGATTCAGTTGCCGCTGGTAACCCGGATCGTGATGGGAATCAGCAACAGCGTCATTGGATATTGGTATTTGTATCTTGCATTTCCCTTCTTCATCTTCTTTCTCATCAAATGGTACGGGAAAACCGATAGCGGTAGGTATCGGTTGGATTACTTAAAATTGAAGATGCCTATTTTTGGAAAATTACTTCAAAAAACAGCAATGGCCCGTTTTTCAAGAACCTTTAGTTCCTTGTTTGCCGCTGCCGTGCCGATGTTACAAATTCTAAACATTGTTTCCAATGTGGTCGGAAATGAGGTGATCACCAGAACCATTGAAAAATCGAAAGAACATCTGCGAAGCGGGCAATCCCTAACCGGACCATTGAAAGAGAATTGGGTATTTCCTCCCATGGTGGTGCAAATGATGGCAGTAGGGGAACAAACCGGAACATTAGACAGCATCCTGGAAAAAGTGGCGGATTTTTATGAGGCGGAAGTGGATGCGATGGCTGATCGGTTAAAGTCACTGCTGGAGCCTTTGCTCATTGTGGTGATGGCCGGGATTGTCGGGATGATTGTATTGGCTATATTGCTTCCCACCTTTACGCTGTATAGCAACTTATAA
- a CDS encoding type IV pilus twitching motility protein PilT, with product MEIEQLLRLAHEQGASDLHITVGSPPILRIHGQLKPLPGEKLKPNETAEIARQLMTQEQDERFREKGEADFSYGIPQVSRFRINVYRQRGCVSLAIRTINSKVPSMEQLGLPPIARDFAEKPQGLFLVTGPTGSGKSTTLASMIDYINRTMYKHIITLEDPIEYLHLHQRCIIDQREVGQDTLSFANGLRAALRQDPDVILVGEMRDLETIATAISAAETGHLVFATLHTSDAPQTIDRIIDVFPPAQQQQVRIQLAAVLLGVMSQRLIPTADGNGRMAAIEVLVNTPAVANLIRSEKVHQIKSIMQTGIQQGMITMEQSLKQLIRSGHITESMARQYSVNFGDF from the coding sequence TTGGAAATTGAGCAGTTACTCCGTCTTGCCCATGAGCAGGGGGCTTCAGATTTGCACATTACGGTAGGTTCACCGCCTATTCTGAGAATTCATGGCCAATTAAAACCACTTCCTGGAGAGAAGCTAAAACCAAATGAAACGGCAGAAATAGCTAGACAGTTGATGACACAAGAACAAGATGAGCGATTCCGGGAAAAGGGTGAAGCAGATTTTTCCTATGGCATCCCTCAAGTTTCCCGTTTTAGAATTAATGTATACCGCCAAAGGGGTTGTGTCAGTTTAGCCATTCGGACCATCAACTCAAAGGTTCCCAGTATGGAGCAGTTGGGTCTACCTCCAATTGCCCGTGATTTTGCTGAAAAACCTCAGGGATTATTTTTGGTTACCGGACCAACCGGCAGCGGTAAATCTACGACATTGGCATCGATGATTGACTATATCAATCGTACGATGTATAAACATATCATTACCTTAGAAGATCCCATTGAATATTTGCATCTTCATCAGCGCTGTATTATAGACCAAAGGGAAGTGGGGCAGGATACGTTATCCTTTGCCAATGGCTTGCGTGCAGCCTTAAGACAGGACCCTGATGTTATTTTGGTCGGGGAGATGAGGGATCTGGAAACCATCGCCACTGCTATCAGTGCCGCCGAAACGGGACATCTGGTGTTTGCCACTTTACATACCTCTGATGCTCCTCAAACCATAGACAGAATCATTGATGTCTTTCCTCCGGCCCAGCAACAACAGGTTCGTATTCAATTGGCTGCGGTTTTACTGGGAGTAATGTCCCAACGGTTGATTCCTACGGCGGACGGAAACGGAAGAATGGCAGCCATTGAAGTACTGGTCAATACTCCAGCTGTAGCCAATCTGATCCGTTCAGAAAAGGTGCATCAAATAAAATCCATTATGCAGACAGGGATTCAGCAGGGAATGATTACGATGGAGCAATCGCTAAAACAGTTAATTCGTTCAGGACATATTACGGAATCAATGGCTAGGCAATACTCTGTCAACTTTGGTGATTTTTAA
- a CDS encoding GspE/PulE family protein has protein sequence MTRRRIGDILVESGIITDQQLKQALQEQKGSGMKLGDLLIDRGYITEQQLIEVLEFQLGIPHVQLHRQKIDDKIINMIPDKIAKKHRVLPLRLENNKLIIAMSDPLDYYAIDDVRMSTGFQVEPVIASKEELNRAINRYYSLQETLDEVMQTIPKEIEETEATNDNAPIVRMVNQIISQAVNMGASDIHFDPQENSVKIRYRIDGILRTERDLPAHMLGVITARLKILSNLNIAERRLPQDGRFEMEVDYRKVDIRISTLPTIHGEKTVLRILDMANAITNIEKLGLSQNNLASFRKMISSAYGIILITGPTGSGKTTTLYAALSYLNSEQVNIITVEDPVEYQLPGINQVQVNTTTGLTFARGLRSILRQDPNIVMVGEIRDLETAEISVRAALTGHLVLSTLHTNDAVSTLNRLIDMGIEPFLVSSSIAGVVAQRLVRRICPQCRDSYQPSFEEQNLLEQYQLSASKLYRGQGCGSCSQTGYRGRLAIHEVLSLDEKMREMVMTRKSDSEYRNYAMSIGMVPMIKDGLMKAVEGLTTIQEVLRVTIE, from the coding sequence ATGACCAGAAGAAGAATTGGGGATATATTAGTTGAATCGGGGATCATTACGGATCAACAGTTGAAGCAGGCTCTTCAGGAACAGAAGGGAAGCGGGATGAAGCTGGGGGATCTTTTAATAGATCGAGGATATATTACTGAACAGCAACTCATAGAAGTATTGGAATTTCAACTGGGAATTCCCCACGTCCAACTGCATCGCCAAAAGATAGACGATAAGATCATCAATATGATTCCTGATAAAATAGCAAAAAAACATCGGGTACTTCCGCTTCGTCTAGAAAATAATAAATTAATTATTGCCATGTCCGATCCCCTAGACTACTATGCCATTGATGATGTCCGCATGAGTACGGGCTTTCAAGTGGAACCGGTTATTGCTTCCAAGGAAGAGTTAAATAGGGCTATTAATCGGTATTACAGTTTGCAAGAAACTTTAGACGAAGTCATGCAGACGATTCCCAAAGAAATAGAGGAAACAGAAGCGACAAATGATAATGCTCCAATTGTCAGGATGGTGAATCAGATTATTTCCCAAGCGGTAAATATGGGTGCCAGCGACATTCATTTTGATCCACAGGAAAACAGCGTGAAAATAAGATACCGGATAGACGGAATATTAAGGACGGAAAGGGACTTGCCTGCCCATATGCTGGGTGTCATAACAGCAAGGCTTAAAATATTATCCAACTTGAACATCGCCGAACGCCGTTTACCCCAGGATGGCCGGTTCGAGATGGAAGTGGATTATCGAAAAGTAGATATTCGTATTTCTACCCTTCCCACAATACATGGGGAAAAAACAGTACTTCGTATATTGGATATGGCCAATGCGATCACCAATATAGAGAAGCTGGGACTATCTCAAAACAATTTGGCCTCTTTTAGAAAAATGATTTCTTCGGCTTATGGGATAATCCTGATTACCGGCCCCACCGGAAGCGGGAAAACCACCACCCTTTATGCAGCCCTTAGCTATTTAAATTCGGAACAGGTAAATATTATAACCGTTGAGGACCCGGTTGAGTACCAACTTCCGGGAATTAATCAGGTGCAGGTAAATACAACGACGGGACTTACCTTTGCCAGGGGACTTCGTTCTATTCTCCGTCAGGACCCCAATATTGTCATGGTCGGAGAAATCCGGGATTTGGAAACGGCGGAAATCTCTGTTCGAGCCGCATTAACGGGCCATTTAGTATTAAGTACGTTGCATACCAACGATGCGGTCAGCACGTTAAACCGTTTAATCGATATGGGAATTGAACCCTTTCTTGTCTCTTCATCCATTGCGGGCGTAGTGGCTCAGCGTTTGGTGCGACGTATTTGTCCCCAATGCAGGGACTCCTACCAACCCTCTTTTGAAGAACAAAATTTGCTGGAACAATATCAATTATCTGCCTCCAAATTGTATCGTGGTCAAGGATGTGGGAGTTGCAGCCAAACCGGGTACAGGGGCAGATTGGCTATCCATGAGGTGTTATCCTTGGATGAAAAGATGAGAGAGATGGTAATGACAAGGAAGTCAGATTCAGAGTACCGAAATTATGCCATGTCCATCGGCATGGTTCCAATGATCAAGGATGGTTTGATGAAGGCGGTTGAAGGATTAACCACCATTCAGGAAGTATTAAGGGTAACCATTGAATGA